In the genome of Tepidimicrobium xylanilyticum, the window CTTCTGCAATAACCAATTCACCAACTAGGTCCATAAGCTTTTCTAACTTTTCAACACTAACACTTTATGCACTAATTTTAAATATATTTCTTATGAAACCATATTATTCTGAAATAAGGAAATTTAAAATTGCAATGACTATTTCTTATATTTCAGAAATCAATTCTAATTTCTAGTAGCCTAAAATAGGCAATATTTATACACTTTTCACATTGCTTTCTCGAATCCATCCCAGAAATCTCATAAAAAGATCCATGACCAGAAAATTCAAGAGGTACCAACATAGAACTTCGAATCATCTTATGCTGTATCTCTCCTAGCTGGAAAGGCACAACTTTATCATGAATGGCATGAATAATTAAGGTAGGTACTTGAATAGATTCCATATCAGCAAAAAGTATTTCGTTAATCCAAGTCTTTGCAATTGCTGCAGT includes:
- a CDS encoding alpha/beta fold hydrolase codes for the protein MFFFKYTSQAFSDWFFQQGLQAAGWATAAIAKTWINEILFADMESIQVPTLIIHAIHDKVVPFQLGEIQHKMIRSSMLVPLEFSGHGSFYEISGMDSRKQCEKCINIAYFRLLEIRIDF